In Paenibacillus sp. FSL R7-0345, a single window of DNA contains:
- a CDS encoding rhamnogalacturonan acetylesterase, which produces MKPYPECKYDEGRGSGYAAAPGLSSNEDLRDSWPGDYYSPPVPTLLMDVPNGNYNVTVKLGLSAQEGITGLREGVGHIRLLRQNTEADQQVTASFAVHVNNGQLLLALGAGSVIEQVEIRRNAEIPTLFLAGDSTVTDQASSQYPYSGWGQMLGLFLREDLAVANHACSGRSAKSFIKEGRLTRIAKKLRKGDFLLIQFAHNDEKETEDGAGPFTTYPYYLKQYIELAREKQAYPVLVSPMHRRFFEPDGTIRNTHGDYIEAMRQLALREEVPFVDLAGLSKAYFEELGEERTKRVFLWAEPGEYPNLPEGAEDNTHFTEAGAVEIARLVIRGIREAGFELLGRHFITEEEAAAVMNRIL; this is translated from the coding sequence TTGAAACCGTATCCAGAATGCAAATACGATGAGGGCCGCGGAAGCGGCTATGCTGCTGCGCCGGGGCTGTCTTCAAATGAGGATTTGCGGGACTCATGGCCGGGGGATTATTATTCGCCGCCTGTTCCCACGCTGCTGATGGATGTGCCAAACGGCAATTACAATGTTACAGTAAAGTTAGGATTATCGGCTCAAGAGGGGATAACAGGCTTGCGGGAGGGAGTGGGACATATCAGACTGCTGCGGCAAAATACGGAAGCTGACCAGCAGGTTACGGCCTCCTTCGCTGTTCATGTTAACAACGGCCAACTGCTGCTTGCCTTGGGAGCAGGCTCTGTAATAGAGCAGGTCGAGATCAGGCGGAACGCAGAAATTCCAACACTATTTCTCGCGGGAGACTCCACTGTTACGGACCAGGCATCATCCCAATACCCGTATTCCGGCTGGGGGCAGATGCTCGGGCTTTTTTTGCGGGAGGATCTTGCTGTTGCCAATCATGCGTGTTCCGGGAGAAGCGCCAAAAGCTTTATTAAAGAGGGCCGCCTGACCAGAATTGCCAAAAAGCTGCGCAAAGGCGACTTCCTGCTGATCCAGTTCGCCCATAATGACGAAAAGGAGACAGAGGACGGGGCGGGGCCGTTTACTACCTATCCGTATTATCTGAAGCAGTATATTGAGCTTGCGAGAGAAAAGCAGGCCTATCCGGTACTGGTATCTCCGATGCACCGGCGGTTCTTCGAACCGGACGGCACTATCCGGAATACGCACGGAGATTACATTGAAGCTATGCGCCAGCTTGCCCTGCGGGAGGAGGTACCTTTCGTGGACCTGGCTGGCCTCAGCAAAGCTTATTTCGAAGAATTGGGGGAGGAGCGTACCAAGCGGGTTTTTCTGTGGGCGGAGCCCGGAGAATATCCTAACCTGCCGGAGGGCGCTGAGGATAATACCCACTTCACGGAAGCAGGAGCTGTTGAGATTGCAAGGCTGGTGATCCGGGGAATCCGTGAGGCAGGGTTTGAGCTGCTTGGCAGGCATTTTATCACGGAAGAAGAAGCTGCGGCGGTAATGAACCGGATTCTGTAA
- a CDS encoding AraC family transcriptional regulator, with product MTVRRSSFVMSGEEFFGPDTPVYVNRAYENFELHEHSHEFVEITYVSEGSGVHYIDDEALPVEHGTLFFIPVGRSHVFRPRTTKKDRPLIVYNCLFPVTYVSGLRDAFPQAGDICDCFADEHADWFSIKDSAGAYHLLFQELYSEFSARPPGYLAVMAALIVRILTGLYRQQLQSGTSAGARPQSVAVEEAIAYIKSNYAGGLTLSGLAAAANLSQRQFSRLFRHQTGMSFTGYLHNIRMDAACRLLADTSRSVAEIAAAVGYADLKFFHQLFKRKIGMAPRQYRVSVRAGE from the coding sequence ATGACGGTTAGACGCAGCAGCTTCGTCATGTCGGGCGAGGAATTTTTTGGACCGGATACTCCCGTCTATGTGAACCGTGCTTACGAAAATTTCGAGCTGCACGAGCACTCCCATGAGTTCGTCGAGATTACGTATGTCAGTGAAGGCTCGGGGGTTCACTATATTGATGATGAGGCGCTGCCGGTGGAGCATGGCACCCTGTTCTTTATTCCCGTCGGACGCAGCCACGTGTTCCGGCCCAGAACAACCAAGAAGGACCGTCCGCTGATTGTGTATAACTGCCTGTTTCCGGTGACTTATGTGTCCGGGCTCCGGGATGCTTTTCCGCAGGCTGGGGATATATGTGATTGTTTCGCAGATGAACATGCAGACTGGTTCTCCATAAAAGATTCCGCCGGCGCCTACCATCTGCTCTTTCAGGAGCTGTACAGCGAATTCTCGGCCAGACCGCCGGGGTATTTGGCTGTAATGGCTGCACTCATCGTGCGGATCCTGACCGGCCTTTACAGGCAGCAGCTGCAGAGCGGCACCTCTGCCGGAGCCAGGCCGCAATCGGTGGCGGTCGAAGAAGCAATCGCCTATATAAAAAGCAATTATGCCGGCGGACTGACCCTAAGCGGGCTTGCCGCCGCAGCTAACCTCAGCCAGCGCCAGTTCAGCCGGCTTTTCCGGCACCAGACCGGCATGAGCTTCACCGGCTATCTGCATAATATCCGCATGGATGCCGCCTGCCGGCTGCTTGCGGACACCAGCCGCAGCGTAGCCGAGATCGCTGCAGCCGTCGGCTATGCCGATCTGAAATTTTTCCACCAGCTGTTCAAGCGGAAGATCGGCATGGCCCCCCGCCAGTATCGCGTTAGCGTGCGGGCAGGGGAGTGA
- a CDS encoding glycoside hydrolase family 78 protein — translation MNECKVLNLAVNYRTNPLGTDDPSPRLSWQTRADTRGFLQSAYQIQVGRNPSFAAEEELEWDTGKVTSDSSVHIDYQGKTLLPRTRYSFRVRVWDSGDNVSAWSGPAHWETALLSQQNWQASWITASSSGQSAQSSNDPCDYFRTEFELPAGTVSARIYATSLGLYRIYVNGSPADDTLFNPGWTSYNKRLQYQTYDVTQMLTAGSNALGCIAGNGWYKGFLSWDGSKNHYGEQRAVLIQLHITLADGTEQVIVTDGSWRTSSGPLLMSELYHGETYDARLELDGWFSPGFADQKWKPAALTDAPPPLLVAQENEPSRIVETIEPIAVISTPDGGTVLDMGQNMVGWVRFTVNAEAGTEIILQHAEVLDRDGNFYTGNLRSAQQTVTYICRGGGPETFEPHFTFQGFRYVQVTGVPHDQLLEPFTGCVIHSDLEHTGSFSCSDELVNQLQHNILWGQKGNFLDVPTDCPQRDERLGWTGDAQVFIRTAAFNMNVVPFFEKWLRDLAADQEADGRVPHVIPDIPTAGYGSSAWGDAAVICPWTLYQCYGDVRILKEQYPSMKAWVEYIRAQGEHEFLWNTGHHFGDWLGLDAKENSYIGATPKDLIATAFFAYSTELLVKTAEIIGQQEEAGKYRELHSNIIRAFREEFVTPSGRVASPTQTAYAVALMFDLLEEKDRPRTAAMLADHVKENGTHLTTGFVGTPYLCLVLSRFGYTGLAYELVLQKEYPSWLYSVLQGATTIWEHWDGIKPDGSFWSDDMNSYNHYAYGAVGDWMYRVAAGIELIEPGYKKIRIQPQPGGQLTWAEASYSSVYGVIKSAWSKQPDGTLELSVVIPANTTAELILPDGQQGEIRESGEALEHTAGVLSVEKNTAGRKLTLGSGSYRFTVAAEQQA, via the coding sequence ATGAATGAATGTAAAGTGTTAAACCTGGCGGTGAACTACAGAACAAATCCCCTGGGAACCGATGATCCAAGCCCGCGGCTCAGCTGGCAGACCCGTGCAGACACAAGAGGCTTCCTGCAGTCCGCTTATCAAATTCAAGTAGGCCGGAATCCGTCCTTTGCAGCAGAAGAAGAGCTCGAATGGGATACCGGAAAAGTTACATCAGATTCCAGTGTGCACATAGACTACCAGGGGAAGACCCTGCTTCCGCGCACCCGCTATTCCTTCAGAGTCCGGGTATGGGATTCAGGGGATAACGTCTCAGCCTGGAGCGGACCGGCACACTGGGAAACCGCACTGCTCTCACAGCAAAATTGGCAGGCAAGCTGGATAACGGCATCATCTTCCGGGCAGTCCGCACAGAGCAGCAACGACCCGTGTGATTACTTCCGGACAGAATTTGAGCTTCCCGCCGGGACAGTCTCAGCACGGATCTATGCAACTTCTCTCGGCTTATACCGCATATATGTAAACGGTTCACCGGCGGATGACACGCTCTTCAATCCCGGCTGGACGAGCTACAACAAACGGCTGCAGTACCAGACCTATGATGTGACACAGATGCTCACAGCAGGCAGTAATGCGCTGGGCTGTATTGCCGGCAACGGTTGGTATAAAGGGTTTTTGTCCTGGGACGGAAGCAAAAACCATTACGGCGAACAGCGTGCTGTACTTATTCAGCTGCATATTACGCTTGCCGACGGGACCGAACAGGTCATTGTCACAGACGGCAGCTGGCGGACTTCATCCGGCCCGCTGCTGATGTCAGAGCTGTATCACGGCGAGACCTATGATGCGCGGCTTGAGCTGGACGGATGGTTTTCTCCGGGCTTTGCGGATCAGAAGTGGAAGCCTGCGGCCCTCACGGATGCTCCGCCTCCGCTGCTGGTCGCCCAGGAGAATGAGCCGTCCCGGATTGTTGAGACTATCGAGCCGATCGCAGTCATAAGCACACCGGACGGCGGTACTGTACTGGATATGGGCCAGAATATGGTCGGCTGGGTCAGATTTACGGTGAATGCTGAAGCCGGAACAGAAATTATACTGCAGCATGCCGAGGTGCTGGACCGGGACGGCAATTTTTATACGGGGAATTTGCGTTCCGCGCAGCAGACGGTGACATATATCTGCCGGGGCGGAGGCCCCGAGACCTTTGAGCCGCATTTTACCTTCCAGGGCTTCCGCTATGTGCAAGTAACAGGTGTGCCGCACGATCAGCTATTGGAACCATTCACCGGCTGCGTTATTCATTCAGACCTGGAGCATACCGGCAGCTTCAGCTGCTCGGATGAGCTGGTGAACCAGCTGCAGCATAACATTTTGTGGGGGCAAAAAGGGAACTTCCTCGATGTTCCGACCGACTGCCCGCAGCGTGACGAAAGGCTCGGCTGGACAGGGGATGCCCAGGTGTTCATCCGGACGGCTGCTTTTAATATGAATGTGGTGCCTTTTTTCGAAAAATGGTTAAGAGACCTGGCTGCGGACCAGGAGGCGGACGGCCGAGTGCCGCATGTCATTCCTGACATTCCAACAGCAGGGTACGGTTCTTCGGCCTGGGGGGATGCCGCCGTCATTTGTCCCTGGACGCTTTACCAATGCTACGGAGACGTCCGCATCCTGAAGGAGCAGTATCCGAGCATGAAAGCTTGGGTCGAATACATCCGGGCCCAGGGTGAGCATGAATTTCTGTGGAATACCGGCCATCACTTCGGCGACTGGCTGGGTCTCGATGCCAAGGAGAACAGTTATATCGGGGCAACGCCGAAGGATCTGATTGCGACCGCTTTTTTTGCCTATTCAACAGAGCTTCTGGTCAAAACTGCAGAGATCATCGGACAGCAAGAGGAAGCCGGGAAATACCGCGAGCTGCACAGCAATATTATCCGCGCTTTCCGGGAAGAGTTCGTTACGCCAAGCGGACGGGTAGCCTCGCCGACACAAACGGCCTATGCTGTAGCGCTGATGTTCGATCTTTTGGAGGAAAAGGACCGTCCGCGTACGGCCGCGATGCTGGCTGATCATGTAAAAGAAAACGGAACGCATCTGACGACCGGATTTGTGGGAACGCCTTATTTATGTCTTGTGCTGTCCCGCTTCGGATATACCGGGCTGGCCTATGAGCTGGTGCTGCAAAAAGAATACCCTTCCTGGCTCTATTCCGTCCTTCAGGGCGCGACAACGATCTGGGAGCACTGGGACGGAATCAAGCCGGATGGCTCCTTCTGGAGTGACGATATGAACTCTTACAACCATTATGCCTACGGGGCTGTCGGTGACTGGATGTACCGGGTTGCCGCAGGAATTGAGCTTATCGAGCCGGGCTACAAAAAAATCCGCATCCAGCCGCAGCCGGGCGGACAGCTAACTTGGGCGGAAGCCTCCTACAGCTCAGTCTACGGGGTAATCAAATCTGCCTGGAGCAAACAGCCGGATGGTACATTGGAGCTGAGTGTTGTCATCCCGGCCAATACTACGGCCGAGCTCATTCTGCCGGACGGGCAGCAGGGGGAGATTAGGGAGAGCGGGGAGGCGCTGGAGCATACAGCGGGAGTATTATCTGTGGAAAAAAATACAGCCGGCCGAAAGCTGACGCTGGGATCGGGAAGTTACCGGTTCACGGTTGCTGCGGAGCAGCAGGCTTGA
- a CDS encoding AAA family ATPase — MKLIIIFGPQASGKMTIGHELEKLTELKLFHNHMTIELLAPFFGFSGEMWELVTKFRQDIFETAAGSGMYGMIFTYVWAFDLQNDRDYIEAVCKIIEDRGGEVYLVELETALEERLERNKTPHRLEHKPTKRDVARSEQNLLQTMEQHRLNSHEGEITREHYIRINNTNLSAAEVALRIKERFEL; from the coding sequence ATGAAGCTGATCATTATATTTGGCCCGCAGGCATCCGGTAAAATGACGATCGGGCATGAGCTGGAAAAGCTCACGGAACTGAAGCTGTTTCACAACCATATGACGATTGAGCTGCTGGCTCCTTTTTTCGGCTTCAGCGGGGAGATGTGGGAGCTCGTCACTAAGTTCCGCCAGGACATATTCGAGACGGCTGCCGGCAGCGGGATGTATGGAATGATTTTCACCTATGTATGGGCCTTTGATCTGCAGAATGACCGGGATTACATTGAAGCCGTCTGTAAAATCATCGAAGACCGGGGCGGCGAGGTCTATCTGGTTGAGCTTGAGACCGCACTTGAGGAGCGGCTTGAACGGAACAAAACCCCGCACCGGCTTGAACATAAACCCACCAAACGGGATGTCGCCCGCTCGGAGCAGAATCTGCTGCAGACGATGGAGCAGCACCGGCTGAATTCACATGAGGGTGAAATTACGAGAGAACATTATATAAGAATCAACAACACAAACCTGTCTGCTGCTGAGGTGGCGCTGAGAATTAAAGAGCGGTTTGAGTTGTGA